One genomic window of Candidatus Dojkabacteria bacterium includes the following:
- a CDS encoding glycosyltransferase family 2 protein → MKKTVCAVIVTYNRKAYLIECLRGIKRQKQNIDAVYLIDNASTDGTPELLLKEGFINDLPQTLNEPTQIVTEMTNFNTGESINFYYVRMSQNTGGAGGFHEGVKRAHSAGYDWLWLMDDDAELYEDALKTIYPFCDESNVSALACSIIGLDGKPVLMHRGYFNLENPFKQIVTPVSESQYGQAKIKIDHASFVGILVNSKAIDKIGYPNAEFFIHYDDLEYCLRLREYGEVFFIPSSRVLHKEGASSANMEKRLLWLRSNRIQFEKYWLTYFGKRNLTWLSNKYCTSKINFWIGLIRHALRTLTGVILFDDNKIRRTRMIVSAYGDGLSGRFDNNRSRTILYGKLK, encoded by the coding sequence GTGAAGAAGACGGTATGTGCTGTTATTGTAACGTATAATAGAAAAGCCTACCTAATTGAGTGTTTACGTGGGATCAAACGGCAGAAACAAAATATAGATGCTGTTTACTTGATTGATAATGCTTCAACTGATGGGACTCCTGAACTTCTTTTAAAGGAAGGTTTTATTAATGATCTGCCCCAAACGCTAAATGAACCCACTCAAATCGTGACGGAGATGACAAACTTTAATACGGGGGAGTCCATCAACTTCTACTATGTGAGAATGTCCCAAAACACAGGCGGTGCTGGGGGGTTTCACGAAGGTGTAAAAAGGGCACATAGTGCTGGGTACGATTGGTTGTGGCTTATGGATGATGATGCCGAACTTTATGAGGATGCTCTTAAGACAATTTATCCCTTTTGCGATGAGTCCAATGTTAGTGCATTGGCTTGTAGCATTATTGGACTAGATGGGAAACCCGTATTAATGCATCGTGGGTATTTCAATTTGGAAAATCCATTTAAGCAGATAGTAACTCCGGTAAGTGAATCACAGTATGGCCAGGCAAAAATAAAAATAGATCACGCCTCTTTCGTTGGGATTTTGGTAAACAGCAAGGCTATAGATAAAATAGGGTATCCAAATGCTGAGTTCTTTATACATTATGATGATTTGGAATACTGTCTTAGACTTAGGGAGTATGGGGAGGTTTTTTTTATCCCGTCGTCCAGGGTTTTGCATAAGGAAGGGGCTAGCAGTGCAAATATGGAAAAACGCCTCCTCTGGTTGCGTAGTAATCGAATACAGTTTGAAAAATACTGGCTTACCTATTTTGGAAAGAGAAACCTAACTTGGCTATCAAACAAGTACTGTACTTCAAAAATAAACTTTTGGATTGGGCTGATAAGACACGCCTTAAGGACATTGACAGGGGTTATTTTGTTTGATGATAATAAAATTAGAAGAACGAGGATGATTGTAAGTGCGTATGGCGATGGATTATCTGGACGCTTTGACAATAATCGATCACGTACTATCTTATATGGAAAGCTAAAGTAA
- a CDS encoding protoporphyrinogen oxidase-like protein has product MKDCFVLGAGVTGLSAAIVSGLPVIEAEKFPGGKCASYYMRAGSTERLFTSPKDQEVYRFELGGGHWIHSLDVYLDNFLKAFARFKGYSRDTAVYLEDKRLLIPYPIQNNLRYLGPKISESCLNEIIQAQGNTDKPKSWKEWFKKTFGATLCRLFFYPFHELYTVGLYSSVLPSDLYKNPIDIKSVVAGAITSTSGVGYNSKFVYPVGGLDRMVRNMAAKCEISYGKSISGIDIKSKFIHFENGDKQKYDKLLSTISLAEIIKLTGLDKVVVAKPDPSTTVLVTNIGAIKGEQCPQSHWLYIPKSKSGFYRVGFYSNVDEEFIPKSSRKTQDRASIYVEKAYLSKEKLTRAQIRKVSSDVVNELQDLEWIKRAEVVDSCVVKNAYVWEYPRSSWVSEATSLLRKNDIFQVGRFATWNNDGLVRSIKDGLVAGASFKIINETL; this is encoded by the coding sequence ATGAAAGATTGTTTTGTTCTCGGCGCCGGTGTAACAGGTCTTTCTGCTGCAATCGTTTCAGGATTGCCAGTAATTGAAGCAGAAAAGTTTCCTGGAGGAAAGTGTGCGTCTTATTATATGCGTGCTGGCTCAACCGAGAGATTATTTACTTCTCCGAAGGATCAAGAGGTATATCGATTCGAGTTGGGTGGGGGGCACTGGATTCATAGCCTAGATGTGTATCTGGACAATTTCTTAAAAGCATTTGCACGGTTTAAGGGTTATTCTCGTGATACTGCCGTCTATTTAGAAGATAAGCGACTCTTGATACCTTATCCTATACAAAATAACTTGAGATACCTGGGACCCAAAATTTCGGAAAGCTGTCTTAATGAAATAATCCAGGCACAGGGAAACACTGACAAACCTAAAAGTTGGAAGGAGTGGTTCAAAAAGACTTTTGGGGCAACCCTTTGCAGATTATTTTTCTATCCGTTTCACGAACTATATACAGTCGGGTTATACAGTAGCGTACTGCCTTCTGATCTATATAAAAACCCGATAGACATTAAAAGTGTTGTTGCGGGAGCAATTACATCTACTTCGGGGGTCGGATATAATTCAAAATTTGTATATCCAGTAGGAGGACTTGATCGAATGGTTAGAAACATGGCAGCTAAGTGCGAAATTAGTTATGGAAAATCCATTTCGGGAATAGACATCAAGTCAAAGTTTATTCATTTCGAAAATGGGGACAAGCAAAAATATGACAAATTACTCTCCACAATTTCTCTTGCAGAAATTATTAAGTTAACCGGGCTTGATAAGGTAGTTGTAGCCAAACCCGATCCATCCACTACGGTATTGGTGACCAATATAGGGGCTATAAAAGGGGAACAATGTCCTCAAAGTCACTGGTTATATATACCTAAAAGTAAATCAGGGTTCTATAGGGTTGGGTTCTACAGCAACGTAGATGAGGAGTTTATTCCAAAATCCTCACGAAAAACCCAAGATCGTGCGTCAATATATGTTGAAAAGGCTTATCTAAGTAAAGAGAAGTTGACACGAGCTCAGATACGAAAGGTCTCAAGTGATGTTGTAAATGAACTTCAAGACCTGGAGTGGATTAAAAGGGCCGAGGTTGTTGATTCATGTGTCGTCAAAAATGCTTACGTATGGGAATATCCTCGGTCCTCCTGGGTCAGCGAGGCCACCTCACTGCTGCGTAAAAATGACATTTTTCAGGTGGGTCGGTTTGCAACATGGAATAATGATGGTTTGGTCCGCTCTATTAAGGATGGGCTTGTTGCTGGAGCTAGTTTTAAAATCATCAATGAAACGTTGTGA
- a CDS encoding glycosyltransferase, producing MRNVIIVSPINPLRAYSCIVYLAQGLHRAGIHVSLWAWIPVDQLKEVGNYEFEIKSFYSKWYARFPIVRRIFSFFDFIGMCLKGRTVVIVHELLYYPIAVLSKLLKPDIKLVHYHTELFTENELGDLSLLERLCLKFYTAYPEVSDLIIECNKERAAFRKKYFDISSKIFVIPNTIPKSEVPVKKKKLSDYNANIDSRPIVVYSGGVYAHRELDLLLKALAPMKSEVFFFGFCYGDSGAIANFKNQCTQVLGPRNFYIATSVQRREILSRIHEASIGIVYYKPSSSVGTDLAAPTKFFEYIGCGVPIVSSPNRSLMPLIDKYGLGFYAIDESVVSLRQAIKKFVDKPELVVQVRKNEKLAFNSILHYDYAAKATLKEIQNLAES from the coding sequence GTGAGAAATGTAATTATAGTGTCTCCGATAAACCCGTTAAGGGCATATAGTTGTATCGTTTACCTGGCCCAAGGACTGCACAGGGCTGGAATTCATGTGTCGCTTTGGGCTTGGATACCGGTTGATCAACTGAAAGAAGTAGGAAACTATGAGTTTGAGATCAAAAGTTTTTATAGTAAGTGGTATGCTCGATTTCCCATTGTTCGCAGGATTTTTTCTTTTTTTGATTTTATTGGGATGTGTCTTAAGGGGCGAACCGTTGTGATTGTTCACGAGCTTCTCTACTATCCGATTGCTGTTTTGAGCAAACTACTCAAACCAGACATAAAACTTGTCCATTATCATACAGAGTTGTTTACAGAAAACGAATTGGGCGACCTTTCTTTGCTTGAACGACTGTGTTTAAAATTCTATACCGCATATCCTGAAGTGTCGGACTTAATCATTGAATGTAATAAGGAGAGGGCTGCATTTAGGAAGAAATATTTTGATATTTCAAGTAAGATATTTGTAATTCCTAATACCATCCCCAAGAGCGAGGTCCCTGTTAAGAAGAAAAAACTAAGTGATTATAATGCAAACATAGATAGCAGACCAATTGTTGTATACTCAGGCGGAGTTTATGCACATAGAGAGTTAGACCTGCTTTTAAAAGCTCTTGCTCCGATGAAATCCGAGGTTTTTTTCTTTGGATTCTGTTACGGAGACTCTGGGGCTATAGCAAATTTTAAAAATCAGTGTACTCAAGTATTGGGCCCGAGGAACTTTTATATCGCAACATCTGTTCAGAGACGTGAAATTTTATCGCGAATTCATGAAGCTAGTATTGGTATAGTCTATTATAAGCCAAGTAGCTCGGTTGGGACAGATCTAGCAGCTCCTACAAAGTTTTTTGAGTATATCGGTTGTGGTGTTCCAATAGTTTCATCACCGAACAGGTCGTTAATGCCTTTAATTGACAAGTATGGATTAGGTTTCTATGCCATAGACGAGTCTGTAGTGAGTCTTCGGCAGGCTATTAAAAAATTTGTTGATAAGCCTGAACTAGTAGTTCAGGTTAGGAAGAACGAAAAACTTGCGTTCAACAGTATTTTACATTATGATTATGCCGCAAAGGCTACATTAAAAGAAATTCAAAACCTTGCCGAATCCTAA
- the wecB gene encoding UDP-N-acetylglucosamine 2-epimerase (non-hydrolyzing) — protein MKKLLFILGTRPEGIKMASLIKEFKAHDGDFDMKVCNTGQHKEMLDSVLKFFGIVPDYSLNLMRPNQSLDTLSARMIRKLGDILSKDKFDYVFVQGDTTTTLCGALCAFYHQIPVIHIEAGLRSGDKYSPFPEELNRMLVSRIANIHFAPTELAKQNLCKEGIAKDVYVVGNTGIDALLLGLDLLNVQKSNIIPEIFRDIDFSNRTVLVTAHRRENFGAPLEEICLAIKGLAQEHPEVNWVFPVHLNPNVREVVFSKLSSLKNVFLTAPLDYPDMIWLMNKSYLILTDSGGIQEEAPTLGKPILVLRNVTERFEGIEAGNALLVGTDSTKITTETNLLLGNKNKYNKMAKAGNPYGTGNSSSLVANLLARLQSK, from the coding sequence ATGAAAAAGTTACTCTTTATCCTGGGTACGAGACCAGAGGGAATTAAGATGGCTTCTTTGATAAAGGAATTTAAAGCTCACGATGGTGACTTTGATATGAAGGTCTGTAATACTGGTCAACATAAAGAAATGTTGGATTCTGTACTTAAGTTTTTTGGGATTGTTCCCGATTATAGTTTGAACCTCATGCGTCCAAATCAGTCGCTAGATACTTTGTCTGCCAGAATGATCAGGAAACTTGGAGATATATTAAGCAAGGACAAGTTTGATTATGTTTTTGTTCAGGGAGATACAACAACAACCCTATGTGGCGCTTTATGTGCCTTCTACCATCAAATACCAGTCATCCATATAGAAGCTGGGTTGAGAAGCGGTGATAAATATTCCCCCTTCCCTGAAGAGTTAAACAGAATGTTGGTATCGAGGATTGCTAATATACACTTTGCTCCAACTGAATTGGCAAAACAAAATCTTTGTAAAGAGGGTATAGCTAAAGATGTGTACGTGGTTGGAAATACAGGAATAGATGCACTCTTGTTGGGTCTCGATCTGCTCAATGTACAAAAGTCAAATATAATTCCAGAAATATTTAGAGATATTGACTTTTCTAATCGGACGGTCTTGGTTACTGCGCACAGGAGGGAAAACTTTGGGGCACCTCTTGAGGAGATATGCTTGGCAATAAAAGGATTGGCGCAAGAGCACCCAGAAGTTAATTGGGTTTTTCCGGTCCACCTGAATCCAAATGTAAGAGAGGTAGTTTTTTCTAAGTTATCGAGTTTGAAAAACGTTTTTTTAACAGCTCCCCTGGATTATCCAGACATGATTTGGCTAATGAACAAGAGTTACTTGATTTTAACTGATTCGGGGGGAATTCAAGAAGAAGCCCCAACGCTTGGAAAACCTATACTTGTGTTAAGAAATGTTACAGAGAGGTTTGAAGGTATTGAAGCAGGTAATGCGTTGTTGGTTGGTACAGACAGCACAAAAATTACCACGGAAACAAATTTACTGCTAGGAAATAAAAACAAGTACAACAAAATGGCTAAAGCTGGGAATCCATATGGAACCGGCAATAGCTCTAGTTTGGTTGCAAACTTGTTAGCACGTTTGCAATCTAAGTGA